The genomic segment ATGCGTCCGGGATAAATATGCGGAAAAACGTTTACAGGCTGTGCATATTGCTCAGGAAATCCTGGTTGTGATTGGTCTGCTTCAATTTGTTCAGGAGCAATTCAAGAAACTCGGCGTTCGAGGAACCGCCCATCGCCCTTCTCAAAGCCCACATGAGTTCGATCTTGTCCTCATCAAGCAGAAGTTCCTCGCGTCGCGTTCCGGAGCGGGAGATGTCAATTGCGGGGAAGATTCTTCTGTCGGCCAGTCGGCGGTCAAGATGAAGTTCCATGTTGCCGGTTCCTTTAAATTCCTCGTAGATGACATCATCCATACGGCTGCCGGTATCTACCAGGGCAGTGGCAATGATGGTCAGACTGCCACCTTCCTCTATCTTCCGGGCAGCCCCAAAAAAACGCTTCGGTTTATAAAAAGCACTCGGATCGATACCCCCGGACAGTGTCCGCCCGCTGGGGGGGATAACGAGGTTATATCCGCGCGCCAATCTGGTGATGCTGTCCAGGAGAATAGCCACATCCCGTCCGTGTTCAACCAGCCGCTGTGCCCGTTCCCACACCAGTTCGGCGATACGGATATGGTTCTCCGGCCTCTCATCAAAGGTTGAGCTGGCCACATCTGCATTTACACTTCGTTTCATATCGGTAACTTCCTCGGGACGTTCGTCGATGAGCAGTATGATCAACTCCACCTCGGGGTAGTTTGTCGATATGCTGTTGGCAATCTCCTTCAACAACATGGTTTTTCCCGCTTTGGGAGGAGATACGATCAGTCCTCTCTGGCCCTTGCCGATCGGGATCAGCAAGTCCATGATCCGTGTGGAATATCTGGTCGGAGAGGTTTCCAGTATCAATTGATTCTCGGGGTGAATGGGAGTTAACGTCCCGAACAGGGGCCTTTTTGCCGCGGACTCGGGGTCTCCCCCGTTGATAGCCTCCACGAAAAGCAAGGCATGATATCTTTCGCTGTCCTTGGGCGGCCGTATCTGGCCGGATACGATGTCCCCCGTCCTCAGGTTGAAGCGACGGATCTGCGAAGCGGAAATGTAAATGTCGTCATCGGAGATGGAGTATTTCTGGCGTCTCAGAAAACCGAACCCGTCGTTCATGATCTCCAGCATGCCTTCAGCCAGCTCCTGATCCTTTGCCGCCTGTGTTCTGAAAGAAGCATCACGGCGAGACGGTTTGTAGGTTCGTGCTTCTTCCCGGGAATCCCGTTCCGCAACATGAGCCTTGATTACTTCCATAAGCTCTTTTTTCCTCAATAGAGAAATCCCCTTCAATCCCTCCTGCTTGGCGTATTCTTTCATTTCCGCCAGGGTCATACGTTCTATCTTTTCCAATTCCAAACCTGTTACCTCCTGTTACTATTTTTTATTGTTGAACTGCTAACGCCAACCTCCTCTCAAGGGGATGAGTTGGTAAAATACAGGAACAACAAAGAAACCAGGTAACCGATCACTATCGCTATCGAATCGTACCCCAATCCTGCAATCCGCCTGGAAGTACGGAAAACCAGGCCGAAGACAGCCATGGAAGTTATCATCACCACGAAGAAAATGGTTACAAGATGGCTTTTTGACACAGCCGAGAGCAACGGGCCTCCCGCATAGGCAATGTCGGCAAAGAACAGGATCACAAGATTGAAATAATTGGCTCCGAAAACGTTGGCAATAGCCATGTTGAACAGTCCCCGGCGTACCGCCGTAACCGCCGTAACCACCTCGGGGAGGGAAGTGCTCACCGCCAAAAAAAGAGTTCCTACAAATGTCTGCCCCAGCCCCGTTTCCCGCGCTATCATTTCAGCCGTGTCCGCCAGATTGACGCCGG from the Bacillota bacterium genome contains:
- a CDS encoding transcription termination factor Rho, whose protein sequence is MELEKIERMTLAEMKEYAKQEGLKGISLLRKKELMEVIKAHVAERDSREEARTYKPSRRDASFRTQAAKDQELAEGMLEIMNDGFGFLRRQKYSISDDDIYISASQIRRFNLRTGDIVSGQIRPPKDSERYHALLFVEAINGGDPESAAKRPLFGTLTPIHPENQLILETSPTRYSTRIMDLLIPIGKGQRGLIVSPPKAGKTMLLKEIANSISTNYPEVELIILLIDERPEEVTDMKRSVNADVASSTFDERPENHIRIAELVWERAQRLVEHGRDVAILLDSITRLARGYNLVIPPSGRTLSGGIDPSAFYKPKRFFGAARKIEEGGSLTIIATALVDTGSRMDDVIYEEFKGTGNMELHLDRRLADRRIFPAIDISRSGTRREELLLDEDKIELMWALRRAMGGSSNAEFLELLLNKLKQTNHNQDFLSNMHSL